In Amycolatopsis methanolica 239, a single genomic region encodes these proteins:
- a CDS encoding type VII secretion target yields the protein MAEDDLRGAGQGLAPTLGALGATVPSVPHDLRVDPDKVLLVAQVVNEQADALDDRIRQKLIDLNITAPAEDVISTTATDAWNRLVARGEDSYAARVQAYVRNLRDLAAQLRQAAQAYQAGEEEKVIALGDRGAGPA from the coding sequence GTGGCAGAGGACGACCTGCGCGGCGCCGGCCAGGGTCTCGCACCCACGCTCGGCGCCCTCGGCGCGACCGTGCCATCGGTGCCCCACGACCTGCGGGTCGACCCGGACAAGGTGTTGCTGGTCGCGCAGGTCGTCAACGAGCAGGCCGACGCGCTCGACGACCGCATCCGGCAGAAGCTGATCGACCTCAACATCACCGCGCCTGCCGAGGACGTCATCAGCACCACCGCCACCGACGCGTGGAACCGGCTGGTGGCCCGCGGCGAGGACTCCTACGCGGCGCGCGTGCAGGCCTACGTCCGCAACCTGCGTGACCTGGCCGCGCAGCTCCGGCAGGCCGCGCAGGCCTACCAGGCCGGTGAGGAGGAGAAGGTCATCGCGCTGGGGGACCGCGGTGCCGGCCCTGCCTAG
- a CDS encoding DUF3558 domain-containing protein — MPALPRTVVAAALVVSGCTSTVSGVAGPATRPSSEPPELPARQRELPLRDADPCALLTSAQLDQLGENGAPRRLPEDSQRDGPTCAFDVDARPPTYTYYLEVIGNADIEDWRTGAHRRASMVQQPVAVPGFPALVNYAPSEGIQDCETLVGVAQGQTLRAQMAPDDRSFTQQQLCDMATNVAKLAVQTLETLK; from the coding sequence GTGCCGGCCCTGCCTAGGACGGTCGTCGCGGCCGCGCTCGTGGTGTCCGGCTGCACGTCGACCGTGTCCGGTGTCGCCGGGCCCGCGACGCGGCCGAGCAGCGAGCCGCCCGAACTGCCCGCCCGGCAACGCGAGCTGCCGCTGCGGGACGCCGACCCGTGCGCCCTGCTCACGTCCGCCCAGCTGGACCAGCTCGGCGAGAACGGCGCGCCCCGCAGGCTGCCGGAAGACAGCCAGCGCGACGGCCCGACCTGCGCCTTCGACGTCGACGCCAGGCCGCCGACGTACACGTACTACCTCGAGGTCATCGGCAACGCCGACATCGAGGACTGGCGCACCGGCGCGCACCGGCGGGCCAGCATGGTGCAGCAGCCCGTCGCGGTGCCCGGGTTCCCCGCGCTGGTGAACTACGCGCCCAGCGAGGGAATCCAGGATTGCGAGACGCTCGTCGGCGTCGCCCAGGGCCAGACGCTGCGCGCCCAGATGGCGCCCGACGACCGCTCGTTCACCCAGCAGCAGCTGTGCGACATGGCGACGAACGTCGCGAAGCTGGCCGTCCAGACGCTCGAAACGCTGAAGTGA